The following are from one region of the Myxocyprinus asiaticus isolate MX2 ecotype Aquarium Trade chromosome 2, UBuf_Myxa_2, whole genome shotgun sequence genome:
- the LOC127451492 gene encoding solute carrier family 25 member 44-like, which produces MQQKRNIQIIEWEDLDKRKFYSFGVFMTMAIRATVYPATLIRTRLQVQKGKSLYAGTYDAFLKILRAEGLRGLYRGFMVNTFTLISGQAYITTYELVRKYVSNYSKDNTLKSLVAGGSASLVAQSITVPIDVISQQLMMQGQGEHLSRFKTASGARHPLSFGQSRDIIAQIFAADGIRGFYRGYVASLLTYIPNSAVWWPFYHFYAEQLSKMAPSDCPHLVLQAVAGPLAAATASTVTNPMDVVRARVQVEGRTSIFETFNQLIREEGFWGMTKGLSARIISSTPTAIVMVVGYETLKKLSLRPELVDSRHW; this is translated from the exons ATGCAGCAGAAGCGGAACATTCAGATCATAGAATGGGAGGACTTGGACAAACGCAAGTTCTACTCCTTTGGAGTATTCATGACCATGGCCATCCGTGCCACAGTCTACCCGGCCACACTCATTCGCACCAGGCTGCAGGTTCAGAAGGGAAAATCGCTCTATGCTGGGACCTACGATGCCTTCTTGAAGATTCTCAGAGCTGAAGGTTTGAGAGGACTTTACAGGGGCTTCATGGTGAACACGTTCACACTCATATCAGGGCAGGCGTACATCACCACTTATGAGCTGGTGAGGAAGTATGTCTCCAACTATTCTAAAGACAATACGCTGAAGTCGTTAGTGGCAGGAGGGTCGGCGTCACTAGTAGCCCAGAGCATTACTGTTCCTATAGATGTAATATCCCAACAGCTCATGATGCAAGGCCAAGGGGAGCATCTGAGCCGCTTcaaaacagcttcaggagcacggCATCCATTATCATTTGGGCAGTCGAGAGACATTATTGCACAGATATTTGCTGCAGATGGCATTCGTGGGTTCTACCGAGGATACGTGGCTTCCCTTCTGACATACATCCCCAACAGTGCGGTCTGGTGGCCATTTTACCACTTTTATGCAG AACAGTTGTCCAAGATGGCTCCCAGTGACTGTCCTCATCTAGTTCTGCAAGCTGTGGCTGGACCTCTAGCAGCTGCCACTGCTTCCACCGTCACCAACCCCATGGACGTTGTCAGGGCAAGAGTTCAG GTGGAGGGCAGAACATCAATCTTTGAAACTTTTAACCAGTTGATCAGAGAGGAAGGATTCTGGGGGATGACCAAAGGGCTCTCTGCTCGCATAATATCTTCAACACCAACAGCAATAGTCATGGTGGTTGGTTATGAAACTCTTAAAAAACTCAGCCTACGGCCAGAGCTGGTTGACTCCCGACACTGGTaa
- the LOC127451550 gene encoding cellular retinoic acid-binding protein 1-like produces the protein MANFAGTWKMKSSENFEELLKALGVNAMLRKVACAAASKPHVEIRQNGEQFYIKTSTTVRTTEIKFQIGEEFNEETVDGRKCKSVATWESENKITCRQTLVDGNGPKTYWTRELRGNELILTFGADDVVCTRIYVQE, from the exons ATGGCCAATTTCGCAGGAACCTGGAAGATGAAGAGCAGTGAAAATTTCGAAGAACTCCTCAAAGCGCTTG GGGTGAACGCTATGCTGAGAAAGGTAGCCTGTGCAGCAGCCTCAAAACCCCATGTGGAGATTCGTCAGAATGGTGAGCAGTTCTACATCAAAACTTCCACTACTGTTAGGACCACAGAAATCAAATTCCAAATAGGAGAAGAGTTCAACGAGGAGACTGTGGATGGTCGGAAATGCAAG AGCGTGGCCACATGGGAGTCGGAGAACAAAATAACCTGCAGGCAAACCCTTGTGGATGGTAACGGCCCTAAAACGTACTGGACAAGAGAGCTGCGAGGGAATGAGCTCATCCTG ACCTTTGGGGCCGACGATGTGGTGTGCACACGGATTTACGTCCAGGAATGA